A window from Argopecten irradians isolate NY chromosome 3, Ai_NY, whole genome shotgun sequence encodes these proteins:
- the LOC138319833 gene encoding uncharacterized protein, translated as MDRLKPPTELQFTGNVSENWRRFKLAYDIYEVAAKIDKEDQKVCAFNFLHVAGPAVHGVYKTFVFEQEGDDAKLGKICQQFESYCNPRKNITYERHVFFTRNTREGEEIDAYVTDLKTKAATCEFSTLQDSLIRDRIIGGIRNVHLRERLLREKDPTLEKCEEFCRASEASSMQLKELGETQGSSKSIHGIKNKQVSTKKIQKDLVRKGKQTSQRKDLNVNKRPRGPASLTWFFRSSDRRSG; from the coding sequence ATGGACAGGTTAAAGCCGCCCACTGAACTCCAATTTACGGGTAATGTGTCAGAAAACTGGCGAAGGTTCAAATTAGCCTATGATATATACGAGGTAGCCGCTAAAATTGATAAAGAAGATCAAAAGGTATGCGCTTTCAATTTTCTCCACGTGGCTGGCCCAGCAGTGCACGGCGTATATAAAACGTTCGTCTTTGAACAAGAAGGAGATGATGCAAAGTTAGGCAAAATATGTCAACAATTTGAATCGTATTGTAATCCTAGAAAGAACATTACATATGAAAGGCACGTATTCTTCACTAGAAACACGAGAGAAGGGGAAGAGATTGATGCTTATGTCACTGACCTAAAAACTAAAGCTGCTACTTGTGAATTTTCAACTCTTCAGGATAGCCTGATTAGAGATAGAATTATTGGTGGAATTAGAAACGTCCATTTGCGCGAAAGATTACTTCGAGAGAAGGACCCAACACTTGAGAAATGTGAAGAATTTTGTCGGGCATCAGAGGCAAGCAGTATGCAATTAAAAGAACTGGGagaaacacagggatcatctaAAAGTATACACGGCATAAAGAATAAGCAAGTATCTACAAAAAAGATTCAGAAAGATCTAGTCAGAAAAGGGAAACAGACAAGTCAAAGAAAagatttaaatgtaaacaagaggcccagagggcctgcatcgctcacctggttttttaggtcatctgaccgaaggtcaggatga